Proteins encoded together in one Ipomoea triloba cultivar NCNSP0323 chromosome 4, ASM357664v1 window:
- the LOC116014762 gene encoding superoxide dismutase [Cu-Zn]-like encodes MVKAVAVLSSSEGVKGTIFFTQDGDGPTTVTGNISGLKPGLHGFHVHALGDTTNGCMSTGPHFNPAGKEHGAPDDENRHAGDLGNITVGEDGTASFTITDKQIPLTGADSIIGRAVVAHADPDDLGKGGHELSKSTGNAGGRVACGIIGLQG; translated from the exons ATGGTGAAAGCTGTCGCAGTTCTTAGCAGTAGTGAAGGTGTCAAAGGCACCATATTCTTCACCCAAGATGGAGATG GCCCAACTACAGTTACTGGAAACATTTCAGGCCTCAAACCTGGACTTCATGGCTTCCATGTTCATGCCCTAGGGGACACAACAAATGGCTGCATGTCAACTG GACCCCATTTCAATCCTGCTGGCAAGGAGCATGGTGCCCCTGATGATGAGAACCGCCATGCCGGTGATCTTGGTAACATCACAGTTGGAGAAGATG GAACTGCTTCTTTCACCATCACTGATAAGCAG ATTCCTCTTACTGGAGCAGATTCTATCATTGGAAGAGCTGTAGTTGCCCATGCTGATCCTGATGATCTTGGTAAAG GTGGTCATGAGCTCAGTAAAAGCACCGGAAATGCTGGTGGCAGAGTTGCTTGTG GTATCATTGGTCTGCAGGGTTAG